A genome region from Scyliorhinus canicula chromosome 16, sScyCan1.1, whole genome shotgun sequence includes the following:
- the LOC119979624 gene encoding translation initiation factor IF-2-like, which yields FQEVPLRASSSPPNSTGSTAESEPWDLPLSVPDTNKGRKTFTGFKRAKPYSFLKHHKSGSFMLPPFNRRKSEKVKRRHEVRAKEGSPKIEELQVEQTVKKEPSNPAAETNPDSTDREAEDAAPSSISQRPLAQEPLAQEPLAQQPLAQQPLAQQPLAQQPLAQQPLAQQPLAQQPLAQQPLAQEPLPQEPLAQQPLAQEPLAQEPLAQQPLAQQPLAQQPLAQQPLAQQPLAQQPLAQQPLAQHPLAQQPLAQQPLAQEPLAQQPLAQQPLAQHPLAQHPLAQHPLAQHPLAQHPLAQHPRAQHPRAQHPRAQHPRAQHPRAQHPRAQHPRAQHPRAQHPLAQHPLAQHPLAQHPLAQQPLAQETLAQQPRAQQPRAQQPRAQEPLAQEPLAQEPRAQEPLAQEPLAQQPLAQQSFAQEPLAQQSLTQEPLAQEPLAQQSLTQEPLAQKPLAQKPLAQEPLAQEPLAQEPLAQEPLAQKPLAQKPLAQKPLAQKPLAQEPLTQEPLTQPPLTPEPLTPEPLVQHPLAQEPLTDSPSSGQDSLFLPTSVTDVMNETIKCEKMERQRTVFRQGKQVVFRDVDTTGNDEDIMVDSDDDSWDLVTCYCMKPFAGRPMIECNECGTWIHLSCAKIRKSNVPEVYVCQRCRDSKYDIRRSNRSRTGCRKHFLD from the exons TTTCAGGAGGTGCCTCTACGGGCAAGTTCCAGCCCTCCCAACAGCACAGGCAGCACTGCAGAGAGTGAACCCTGGGATCTCCCGCTCTCTGTCCCAGACACAAATAAAGGCAGAAAAACTTTCACCGGCTTCAAACGGGCCAAACCGTACTCGTTCCTGAAACATCACAAATCAGGCAGCTTCATGCTGCCCCCCTTCAACCGCAGGAAGTCTGAGAAAGTGAAAAGGAGGCATGAGGTGAGGGCAAAGGAGGGCAGCCCAAAGATAGAAGAACTCCAGGTTGAGCAGACAGTCAAGAAGGAGCCATCTAACCCGGCTGCAGAAACTAACCCAGACTCTACTGATCGGGAAGCAGAGGATGCAGCACCATCATCTATTTCACAGCGGCCTCTCGCCCAGGAGCCTCTCGCCCAGGAGCCTCTCGCCCAGCAGCCTCTCGCCCAGCAGCCTCTCGCCCAGCAGCCCCTCGCCCAGCAGCCCCTCGCCCAGCAGCCCCTCGCCCAGCAGCCTCTCGCCCAGCAGCCTCTCGCCCAGCAGCCTCTCGCCCAGGAGCCTCTCCCCCAGGAGCCTCTCGCCCAGCAGCCTCTCGCCCAGGAGCCTCTCGCCCAGGAGCCTCTCGCCCAGCAGCCTCTCGCCCAGCAGCCTCTCGCCCAGCAGCCTCTCGCCCAGCAGCCCCTCGCCCAGCAGCCCCTCGCCCAGCAGCCTCTCGCCCAGCAGCCTCTCGCCCAGCATCCTCTCGCCCAGCAGCCCCTCGCCCAGCAGCCCCTCGCCCAGGAGCCCCTCGCCCAGCAGCCCCTCGCCCAGCAGCCTCTCGCCCAGCATCCTCTCGCCCAGCATCCTCTCGCCCAGCATCCTCTCGCCCAGCATCCTCTCGCCCAGCATCCTCTCGCCCAGCATCCTCGTGCCCAGCATCCTCGTGCCCAGCATCCTCGTGCCCAGCATCCTCGTGCCCAGCATCCTCGTGCCCAGCATCCTCGCGCCCAGCATCCTCGCGCCCAGCATCCTCGCGCCCAGCATCCTCTCGCCCAGCATCCTCTCGCCCAGCATCCTCTCGCCCAGCATCCTCTCGCCCAGCAACCCCTCGCCCAGGAGACTCTCGCCCAGCAGCCTCGCGCCCAGCAGCCTCGCGCCCAGCAGCCTCGCGCCCAGGAGCCCCTGGCCCAGGAGCCCCTGGCCCAGGAGCCTCGCGCCCAGGAGCCCCTTGCCCAGGAGCCTCTCGCCCAGCAACCCCTCGCCCAGCAATCCTTCGCCCAGGAACCTCTCGCCCAGCAGTCGCTCACCCAGGAGCCCCTTGCCCAGGAACCTCTCGCCCAGCAGTCGCTCACCCAGGAGCCTCTCGCCCAGAAGCCTCTCGCCCAGAAGCCCCTCGCCCAGGAGCCCCTCGCCCAGGAGCCTCTCGCCCAGGAGCCTCTCGCCCAGGAGCCTCTCGCCCAGAAGCCTCTCGCCCAGAAGCCTCTCGCCCAGAAGCCTCTCGCCCAGAAGCCTCTCGCCCAGGAGCCTCTCACCCAGGAACCTCTCACCCAGCCGCCCCTCACTCCAGAGCCCCTCACTCCAGAGCCCCTTGTCCAGCATCCACTCGCCCAGGAGCCCCTCACAGACTCTCCAAGCAGCGGTCAGGACAGTCTTTTTCTGCCAACCTCTGTGACAGATGTCATGAATGAGACAATAAAATGTGAGAAAATGGAGCGACAGAGGACCGTTTTCCGCCAGGGAAAGCAGGTTGTGTTCAGGGACGTGGACACAACCGGGAATGATGAGGACATCATGGTGGATTCTG ATGATGATTCCTGGGACCTGGTGACGTGTTACTGCATGAAGCCCTTTGCTGGCCGGCCAATGATTGAATGCAACGAGTGCGGTACCTGGATCCATCTGTCCTGTGCCAAGATCCGCAAGTCCAATGTCCCAGAGGTGTATGTCTGTCAAAGGTGTCGAGATTCCAAATACGACATTCGGCGATCGAACCGATCCCGAACCGGCTGCAGAAAGCACTTCCTTGACTGA
- the thap3 gene encoding THAP domain-containing protein 3 isoform X2, translating into MPKSCAAYNCTNRYSSKNKELTFHRFPFSKPDLLKQWMNNVGRAEFKPNQHTVICSEHFKPECFNTWGNRKNLKHNAVPTVFRYSEIVKRHRARKKLKMSTDITTPEVTEEKVETVPLPALSVGEENSVLASPEKGAPPEGTADHTYAATNLGMMKKRLFSALEKNEKLRKRLKVKQEEMRRMMKKWQAVKDELEDLRAKSLLTASGLNLAGITQLQRCMN; encoded by the exons ATGCCTAAGTCGTGTGCTGCCTATAACTGTACCAACAGGTACAGCAGCAAAAACAAGGAGCTCACCTTCCACAG GTTTCCCTTCAGTAAGCCGGACTtattaaaacagtggatgaacaaTGTTGGAAGAGCAGAGTTCAAACCCAACCAACACACAGTCATTTGCTCGGAGCATTTCAAACCAGAGTGTTTCAACACTTGGGGCAACCGAAAAAATCTGAAGCATAATGCTGTACCCACGGTTTTCCGCTACTCAGAGATTGTGAAG AGACATCGGGCAAGGAAAAAGTTGAAAATGTCCACAGATATAACAACTCCTGAAGTAACTGAGGAAAAGGTGGAGACG GTGCCCCTGCCCGCTCTTAGCGTAGGAGAAGAGAACTCTGTGCTAGCAAGTCCAGAGAAAGGTGCTCCGCCCGAGGGCACTGCTGACCACACTTATGCTGCTACCAACCTGGGCATGATGAAGAAGAGGCTGTTTTCGGCCCTGGAGAAGAACGAGAAGCTGAGGAAACGGCTGAAGGTAAAgcaggaggagatgaggaggatGATGAAGAAGTGGCAAGCGGTGAAGGACGAGCTGGAGGACCTGAGAGCCAAGAGTCTGTTGACAGCCAGCGGACTGAACCTCGCAGGCATAACCCAGCTACAGCGCTGTATGAACTAA
- the thap3 gene encoding THAP domain-containing protein 3 isoform X1, whose protein sequence is MPKSCAAYNCTNRYSSKNKELTFHRFPFSKPDLLKQWMNNVGRAEFKPNQHTVICSEHFKPECFNTWGNRKNLKHNAVPTVFRYSEIVKQRHRARKKLKMSTDITTPEVTEEKVETVPLPALSVGEENSVLASPEKGAPPEGTADHTYAATNLGMMKKRLFSALEKNEKLRKRLKVKQEEMRRMMKKWQAVKDELEDLRAKSLLTASGLNLAGITQLQRCMN, encoded by the exons ATGCCTAAGTCGTGTGCTGCCTATAACTGTACCAACAGGTACAGCAGCAAAAACAAGGAGCTCACCTTCCACAG GTTTCCCTTCAGTAAGCCGGACTtattaaaacagtggatgaacaaTGTTGGAAGAGCAGAGTTCAAACCCAACCAACACACAGTCATTTGCTCGGAGCATTTCAAACCAGAGTGTTTCAACACTTGGGGCAACCGAAAAAATCTGAAGCATAATGCTGTACCCACGGTTTTCCGCTACTCAGAGATTGTGAAG CAGAGACATCGGGCAAGGAAAAAGTTGAAAATGTCCACAGATATAACAACTCCTGAAGTAACTGAGGAAAAGGTGGAGACG GTGCCCCTGCCCGCTCTTAGCGTAGGAGAAGAGAACTCTGTGCTAGCAAGTCCAGAGAAAGGTGCTCCGCCCGAGGGCACTGCTGACCACACTTATGCTGCTACCAACCTGGGCATGATGAAGAAGAGGCTGTTTTCGGCCCTGGAGAAGAACGAGAAGCTGAGGAAACGGCTGAAGGTAAAgcaggaggagatgaggaggatGATGAAGAAGTGGCAAGCGGTGAAGGACGAGCTGGAGGACCTGAGAGCCAAGAGTCTGTTGACAGCCAGCGGACTGAACCTCGCAGGCATAACCCAGCTACAGCGCTGTATGAACTAA
- the thap3 gene encoding THAP domain-containing protein 3 isoform X3 gives MNNVGRAEFKPNQHTVICSEHFKPECFNTWGNRKNLKHNAVPTVFRYSEIVKQRHRARKKLKMSTDITTPEVTEEKVETVPLPALSVGEENSVLASPEKGAPPEGTADHTYAATNLGMMKKRLFSALEKNEKLRKRLKVKQEEMRRMMKKWQAVKDELEDLRAKSLLTASGLNLAGITQLQRCMN, from the exons atgaacaaTGTTGGAAGAGCAGAGTTCAAACCCAACCAACACACAGTCATTTGCTCGGAGCATTTCAAACCAGAGTGTTTCAACACTTGGGGCAACCGAAAAAATCTGAAGCATAATGCTGTACCCACGGTTTTCCGCTACTCAGAGATTGTGAAG CAGAGACATCGGGCAAGGAAAAAGTTGAAAATGTCCACAGATATAACAACTCCTGAAGTAACTGAGGAAAAGGTGGAGACG GTGCCCCTGCCCGCTCTTAGCGTAGGAGAAGAGAACTCTGTGCTAGCAAGTCCAGAGAAAGGTGCTCCGCCCGAGGGCACTGCTGACCACACTTATGCTGCTACCAACCTGGGCATGATGAAGAAGAGGCTGTTTTCGGCCCTGGAGAAGAACGAGAAGCTGAGGAAACGGCTGAAGGTAAAgcaggaggagatgaggaggatGATGAAGAAGTGGCAAGCGGTGAAGGACGAGCTGGAGGACCTGAGAGCCAAGAGTCTGTTGACAGCCAGCGGACTGAACCTCGCAGGCATAACCCAGCTACAGCGCTGTATGAACTAA